The genomic window CTGCTTCTCTGATAACTCTTCCAACTGGTGCAACTGGTATTATTGTCATTCTATTCTTTGTCTCCTGTTAGCAGATAATTTATATGTTTATGTTTTAGTCATCAATTTCTTCATCAAAATCGATACTGACGCTACCTGATTCTTTTGCCAGTGTTTTGGAAATGAATCCTGATTCTAGGTGGCAGGCATGAATTGCTCCACTGGGTACGATACAGGTCGGACATGTGTGTGCTTCCTGTGCCTTTTTGGTGATGTAGTTGTCCCGGATGTCAAAAATTTCCATTCTTGGTACTTCCATATTTGACATTGCCTGTATTTTTTTGCAGTCACTGGCAATATCGACGTTAATCTTTTTACCTTTTTTTTCTGCGTTAATTTTATGCTTGTAGCCACAGATTCTTGAGTTTACAGTAACTTCTGTCATATTTCCACTCCTTTTAAGATTGGTGCTCTATCTGATAATTATATTTGGTGGTCTTATATAACAGTTATGCATATATCTCACAAAACCACTGTGATTATGTTCGTAGCTATAGTTTTTAACCGGCAATAATTCGACATCCTTAAATATCCAAAAGAAAGAGATTATTAGCAGTTCGTTAAAATGACTTAATCATTCTTTTATGAGGGATACAAATTGGATAGAGATAAAATAACTGAAAAGGTTCTTGAAAAACTGGGTCAGATTAAAGGTGTAGGTACTACAAATTTACTTTCTTCAGAGGACAGGGAAACCATAAGGAAAATGGAGAAAAAGGCTGACCAGATGACTTTAATGGGACTGGGCAGAGGTGATAACCAGGGTGTGAAAAAGGTACTTGATATGGATGTACTTGTGTCTTTCCTTACGGATATGGACTATGAATGGCCCTGTGGCCCAAATGTAATCTTAAAGCATAAAGATAAAAAAGTGGGTGAAGATACGGAGGATGCCGAAAGGATCAAAGAAGTGGAAAAGTGTGCCGATTCTCTTGTAATAGGCAATATTATCATTTATGACAAGGGGGTCCTTATGGAGGCCAATAGCAGCAAAGAACCGCTTATAGTTGTCCTCCCCCCCAAAGAATGTGAACCTGTCGGCTGCATTGAAGGCGTTAGTGATGCAATTCTGGCTTCCCCTTCACCTCCCACTGACGAATACATTAAAGAAAGGATGTGTGAGAAGAACGAATGTGGGAGTGGTACATTCCTGCTGGGATTTGATTTTGAGAACAATGGCTGATTTACAGCGTATGTCAATTTAATTATTATGTAACAGTGTGGTTTTGTGATTACTTCACAAAACCTTATATACCTTCGGATTTTATCTTCTTTCTGTATTACTTTCTGTATTGATAGAGGTGTATAACATGTATGGTATTGCTCTAGATTTGGGAACAAGTGGTTTTCGGGCACAATTGATTGATCTTGATACGAAGGATGTTTTAAAGACTGCTATTACAATGCGCCACCCTTTGCCGGGTGGCAACGTGATGGATCATCTGGATTTTTCTATTCAGGTAGGTCCGGATATTTCACATGAAATAATGATGGATACGGTAAAGAAAATAATCGAAAGATTCGATGTTGATCCGGCAGATATCCGGCGTATTGCTATATGCGGAAACCCTATACAGCTTTCAATTTTCCAGAACATTGAGATCCGCGATCTTGCTTATGCAGGTAAAAACAAACAAAAGAAGCTTGGTGTCGAAAATGTGGTGCGGGATGCTCGGGTTTTCAATGCTTCTGAGATATTTGAGGGTGTGATCTCTCTTCCAAATTGTGAAATTATTGTCCCTCCTGCAATCAAACATGAGATTGGTGCAGATGCATTGGCAATGATGATTATGACTGATTTCTATGAGCAGGAAAAACCTTCTCTTGTAACGGATTATGGTACAAATGCCGAAATGGCACTGAAAATAGGGAACAAGATTATTACTGGCAGTGCAGCTGCGGGTCCTGCAATTGAGGGTCAGGGTATTTCCTGTGGTATGCTTGCAAGTCCCGGTGCAATATCCGATGTAAATCCTGAAGGTGATTATTGGAGAATCACTATTCTGGATAAGGATATGTCTCCCCGTAAAGCCCATCTGGTTGAGCCGATTACCGGTGATATAAAAGAATCCAGTGACATGATTGCAAAAGGGATTACCGGTACAGGAGTAATTGCGGCGATTTCGGTTGCCCTGGATACTGGATTAATAAAGAAGCTTCCAAATCTGCCCAACGGTAAAGTTATTCTGGCTGAAGGTGTGGAAATTTATGACCGGGATATCGAAGAAGCAGGCAAAGCGATTGGTGCGATACGTGCTGCACACCTGACTTTACTTGTTGAAGCAGGTCTTGCATATGAAGACCTTGATTATATGTATATGTCCGGCGCAACAGGTGCATATATTGATGCGAACAAGGCCAGAATACTGGGGTCCTGCCCAAACTTCTCCAAATCAATCGTGCAATTTGGTAACACTTCGATCTCCCTTGCAAGGGAGCTTGTGTTTGATGGAGGTCGTCTTGAGGAAGTAAAGGAAGTAGCCAACAGAATAAAGGCTGACCATTTGATGATGGCCGAAAGCAATACTTTTTCGAACTTCTATGTTTGTGAACTTTCCTACTGGACACAGGGAATGCCCATTGAAACATACAATCAGATGCTTGAAATGTATGGTCTTCCAACATTACCCGAGCCTTATAAGGATCCTGTAATTGAAAAAAGGGTAATAAAGGATATCGATGAAGTAGGCAAAGAAGGCCTTGAAGTTGTGAGCGATCTGGGTATCGTAATAGAAGAGGAGGCTCCCAAGTGTATCCTTTGCCGTAAGTGTGAGGAGGAATGTCCAGAAGATGCTATTGTGGCACTGGAAAAGGACGGTAAAAGATACGTGCATTATGATAGTGAAAAATGCCTTGGAACTGCCTGTCATCGTTGCGTGACAATTTGTCCGGTGGACGCAATTCATTACATAGACATTGATATCAAAACACTCTGATATCTCTTTTTTTTTTGAGCGGGCGCGTGTGGAGCGCGCTTTTCTTCCTATTTATAAGTTCCGTTT from Methanohalophilus halophilus includes these protein-coding regions:
- a CDS encoding DUF6951 family protein yields the protein MTEVTVNSRICGYKHKINAEKKGKKINVDIASDCKKIQAMSNMEVPRMEIFDIRDNYITKKAQEAHTCPTCIVPSGAIHACHLESGFISKTLAKESGSVSIDFDEEIDD
- a CDS encoding methylamine methyltransferase corrinoid protein reductive activase; translation: MYGIALDLGTSGFRAQLIDLDTKDVLKTAITMRHPLPGGNVMDHLDFSIQVGPDISHEIMMDTVKKIIERFDVDPADIRRIAICGNPIQLSIFQNIEIRDLAYAGKNKQKKLGVENVVRDARVFNASEIFEGVISLPNCEIIVPPAIKHEIGADALAMMIMTDFYEQEKPSLVTDYGTNAEMALKIGNKIITGSAAAGPAIEGQGISCGMLASPGAISDVNPEGDYWRITILDKDMSPRKAHLVEPITGDIKESSDMIAKGITGTGVIAAISVALDTGLIKKLPNLPNGKVILAEGVEIYDRDIEEAGKAIGAIRAAHLTLLVEAGLAYEDLDYMYMSGATGAYIDANKARILGSCPNFSKSIVQFGNTSISLARELVFDGGRLEEVKEVANRIKADHLMMAESNTFSNFYVCELSYWTQGMPIETYNQMLEMYGLPTLPEPYKDPVIEKRVIKDIDEVGKEGLEVVSDLGIVIEEEAPKCILCRKCEEECPEDAIVALEKDGKRYVHYDSEKCLGTACHRCVTICPVDAIHYIDIDIKTL